From a single Paraburkholderia sp. FT54 genomic region:
- a CDS encoding glutamate/aspartate ABC transporter substrate-binding protein — protein sequence MKLAVTLTTIAIATTLAGTARAEESPKGTSSGASSATLKKIRDTGVISLGVRESSVPFSYYDEQQQVIGYSQAIALKIVDEVKKELNLPNLKVKEVPITSQNRIPLVQNGTVDIECGSTTHTRDRDNQVAFSNSFFQYGVRMIVKKSSGVKDFPDLAGKTVVTTAGTSEERLLRQMNNEKGMNMRLISAKDHAESFLNVKTGRAVAFVMDDPLLYGAKAKEADADDYLITGSSPMSEVYGCMFRKEDPGFKKLADGVISRLQTSGEAATMYQKWFTQPIPPKGINLNYPLSADMKSLFANPNDRALD from the coding sequence ATGAAACTCGCTGTAACCCTCACCACGATCGCCATCGCCACGACGCTTGCCGGCACCGCGCGGGCCGAAGAGTCCCCCAAGGGGACTTCTTCCGGGGCGTCGAGCGCCACGCTGAAAAAGATCCGCGACACTGGCGTGATTTCGCTGGGCGTGCGCGAATCGTCGGTGCCGTTCTCTTACTACGATGAACAGCAGCAGGTGATCGGCTACTCGCAGGCCATCGCGCTGAAGATCGTCGACGAGGTGAAGAAGGAACTGAACCTGCCGAATCTGAAAGTGAAGGAAGTGCCGATCACGTCGCAAAACCGTATTCCGCTGGTGCAGAACGGCACTGTCGATATCGAATGCGGTTCGACCACGCACACCAGAGACCGCGACAACCAGGTGGCGTTTTCGAATAGTTTCTTCCAGTACGGCGTGCGCATGATCGTGAAGAAAAGCTCGGGCGTGAAGGACTTTCCCGATCTCGCCGGCAAGACGGTGGTGACCACGGCGGGCACTTCCGAGGAACGGCTCTTGCGGCAGATGAACAACGAGAAGGGCATGAATATGCGCCTGATCAGCGCGAAAGACCACGCGGAATCGTTCCTCAACGTGAAGACCGGCCGCGCCGTGGCATTTGTGATGGACGATCCGCTGTTGTATGGTGCTAAAGCCAAGGAGGCGGACGCGGATGACTACCTGATCACCGGCAGCTCGCCGATGTCCGAAGTGTATGGTTGCATGTTCCGCAAGGAAGACCCGGGCTTCAAGAAACTCGCTGATGGCGTGATCTCCCGGCTGCAAACCTCGGGCGAGGCGGCCACCATGTATCAGAAGTGGTTCACGCAGCCCATTCCGCCGAAGGGCATCAACCTGAACTATCCGCTGTCGGCGGATATGAAGTCGCTGTTCGCGAACCCCAACGACCGCGCGCTGGACTGA
- a CDS encoding SDR family oxidoreductase → MTETGIKKVALVTGAGSGIGRACALKLLEHGYSVVLAGRRQAPLDAVVQEAQQLGGDALAVACDVTNADSVAALFETIRVRRGRLDVLFNNAGRSGSPVDIDELDIDEWRSVVDTNLTGVFLCTRAAFGLMKRQSPRGGRIINNGSISAHAPRPNSVAYTATKHAITGLTKAVSLDGRKYDIVCGQIDIGNAATEMAERMARGVPQANGEIAVEPLMDVQHVADAVLHMAELPLSANVQFMTIMASKMPFVGRG, encoded by the coding sequence GTGACGGAAACGGGAATCAAGAAGGTCGCGCTGGTGACGGGCGCGGGCAGCGGGATCGGCCGCGCGTGTGCGCTCAAGCTGCTGGAACATGGGTATAGCGTCGTGCTGGCCGGCCGTCGCCAGGCGCCGCTCGACGCCGTCGTGCAAGAAGCGCAGCAACTCGGCGGCGACGCGCTCGCCGTGGCGTGCGACGTCACGAACGCCGACAGTGTCGCCGCGCTGTTCGAGACGATCCGCGTGCGCCGCGGCCGGCTCGACGTGCTGTTCAACAACGCGGGCCGCAGCGGTTCGCCGGTCGATATCGACGAACTCGATATCGACGAATGGCGCTCGGTGGTCGACACCAATCTCACCGGCGTGTTCCTGTGCACGCGCGCGGCCTTCGGTCTGATGAAAAGGCAGAGCCCGCGCGGCGGGCGCATCATCAACAACGGGTCCATCTCGGCCCATGCGCCGCGGCCCAATAGCGTTGCCTATACCGCCACCAAGCATGCCATCACCGGCCTCACGAAAGCCGTGTCGCTCGACGGCCGCAAGTACGACATCGTGTGCGGGCAGATCGATATCGGCAATGCGGCGACGGAAATGGCCGAACGCATGGCGCGCGGCGTGCCGCAGGCGAACGGCGAGATCGCGGTCGAGCCGCTGATGGACGTCCAGCATGTGGCGGACGCCGTGCTGCACATGGCGGAACTGCCACTCTCGGCGAACGTGCAGTTCATGACGATCATGGCGAGCAAGATGCCGTTCGTCGGCCGGGGTTGA